The genomic stretch cgccgcagcagcagccaTGGTGAGTATCCCAGCTCCCGCTCCGTCCAGATCCTGCCTGGTTTCCTCTAGGATTCGTACGCGCTCTAACCCTGCTGTATTGCGCAGGGTATCGACCTCGAAGCCGGCGGGAGGAACAAGAGGACCAAGCGCGTCGCCCCCAAGTCCGACGATGTGTACCTCAAGCTCCTCGTCAAGGTATAGCCCCGCAAAACCCATCACTAGCTACCCCGTGCTTGCGTTGGTTCGTCGAACGCCCTGCGATTTGCTTAGCCGTAGCTGCATGTATTCTATCTATGTGGTGATTAGCCTAGCTATATTCCCATCTAGTCGCCAACGATGGCGTGCTCATCTCCATTTCTGGTTGGATGCAGCGCAGTAGGTTAGATTGGATAGAGTAGatcagccgttttgtgtctatgTTCGCTGTGGTTCTGTGTTCTGAATATCGTGTTACTTTTGTGGTGTCCAGCTCTACCGTTTCCTGGTGAGGAGGACCAAGAGCAAGTTTAATGCCGTCATCCTCAAGAGGCTCTTCATGAGCAAGACCAACCTCCCACCGCTCTCCATGCGCCGCCTCTCCAACTTCATGAAGGGCAAGGTATGCATATTTCTTTGCTGCTTAGTCTTTCATCTATTTCCCTCCAACAACCTAGGGATGCTCATATTACTGTTATATGTGACAGGAGGAGAAGAACATTGCTGTGGTTGTTGGTACAATCACAGATGACAAGAGGATCCAAGAGATCCCGGCCATGAAAGTTACTGCCCTGAGGTTCACTGAGACGGCCAGGGCAAGGATTGTCAACGCTGGTGGGGAGTGCCTCACGTTCGACCAGCTTGCTCTCCGTGCTCCGACAGGGGAGAACACGGTATGCTTTTTGTGTACCTCTACTTCCAATTTATCTTGTATCGTGCAATTGCTGCGGTTTCCTATGGTTTGCTCTGTTCAGTAGAGCCATTCTACTCTTAGACATACAAGCGTGGAAGATCTTTTACCCTACCCATTGCTATTATTTTTTCGAACTCTTTATTCATGTGTAGTATCCTTGTAGCCTCTGAACTAAATAGTTTGGTTCATGTCACTGGTTGGCCTGCATACAACTATGAAAATCTACCATTTAGGGTTGGACATCTTTTCTGATTTTGGTATTTAAGGTTCCCAATGATGCATATACCATGCTAATACTGATACCATCTGACGAGTAATATATTATACTGAGGGAACAGTTACCTAGTTCTGCATTTCTTAGTTGCAAAAGCATTTGATTcttttgttgattgttgaattctTCTCCTTGCAATGATGATACTATTTACCCAGCTCATTATGAGACTTCCCTCTGTGGGTCGTCGTGATATGTAATTTACCATTGTATCTGAGCTCCAGTTGACATATTTTTGTTTTGCTTGTTTAGCTTTTTTAACATGTTGACCTTTACTTGCAGATTATAGTTTTCTCGATAATTATATATCTGTTTTAGATATGACTTGAggttgcttatgcagtgatgatacgCTATAATCCCAGCTCTATGAATACTTCCCTCTGTGGGTTGTTTGATCTCAGTTAAACGTTATAGTTATATCTGAGTATACTATGTTTCTATCATTTTGCTTGAAGGAACATTTTATCTGTCTTGGTTTTTCTCTAGTAGTAGCATTCTGTGCTGATTTTTTTTGCAATGATGATACTATTACCCAGCTCATTATGAGACCTCCCTCTGTGGGTAGTCGTGATATGAACTTTTCTTTTGTATCTGAGCTCACTATATAAATTTTCTTTCTTACCTTTGATTATAACATGACGATCTTCAAATTGTTTTGGTAAATGAACACAGCTTTTGTTGTGGTTACTTGTGCAGTGATGATACACTATAATCCCAGCTCTATGAAAACTTCCCTTTGTGGGTCGTTTGTGATATGGACTAAGCGTTATAGTTATGTCTGAGCATACTAGTGAAAACACTCAAATCGCCAGTAACCATTTTGCTGGCTGTAACAGTGGTACTTTAAATTACGTTTGTAGTGTGTTTTCACTTTGATATTTTGCATTGGGTTGTTCAGGGATTGATTCTTATTTGCAAATGTGTGCATCTGCAGATCCTCTTGAGGGGACCCAAGAATGCACGTGAGGCAGTGAGGCACTTTGGCAAGGCTCCTGGTGTGCCGCACAGCCACACCAAGCCGTATGTGCGCTCCAAGGGCAGGAAGTTTGAGAAGGCTCGTGGTAGGAGGAACAGCCGTGGCTTCAAGGTCTGATTTAATCGCTGTCTGCGTCGTGCGACTGTTGTTCTGTTTGAGCAATTGACAGTAATTAGTAAAGTACTTTGTACTGAGAGTAGCCCCTGTGTTGGAATGATATTTTGCAAGATTCTTATCTCTGTCAACTGTTTTGAGTTTGTGAGCATGAAGACAATATTTTGTTGCACCCTGTGGTCGCTCGACTTCCTCCCTTGCAATTGCGAATGGTGAATCCTTATCTCGAATGCCATAATCACCATACGCCCTCCGTTCCAAAAATAATGTTGTTGATTTGCCTGAATTTTGATGTACCGAAACACTAAATCCTGTCTAGACTGAAATGTAGTCAAATCTATGACATCCTTTTTAGGATGGAGGAAGTACTTAAATTGAATTGGGCCTTAAAATTGTCCAAGTGAGCTTCGCTGGCTACTAAATCAAACTGGAATTGGTTCTAACCTTATTTCGTGATCGACCTCCACTTTTCATTCTATACTCTCTTCCTTGGCAGCATTGAGAACAAGTAAGTGCGTATATGGTTGGCCTATCTCAGAGCGATCCACGATACACTCGTCGCGCGAGCGGGCTGGGCAAGAAAAAAAACACACGcaagagagagagaaaaggaCACCTCCTTCTCAATAGGTCACGCACACACGCCTCCTACCCCGCAGTTTCCCCCAACCCTCGTTCTGAACAGGTGAGCGCAGGTGGAGGCTGGCGGAGGTCGGAAGAGAGATTGGAGATGGGGGAAGGCAGTGGTGGAGGTCGGAGGTGGGGTGGATATGGGGGATTGTGGCGGTGGAGGTCGGAGGAGATGCGAGGAGGGTGGCGCTAGATCGGGGAGGCTGTGGAAGAGGGCGGCAACAataaggccttgtttacttctctcgtatttttcttcccaaagggtatggggatgggaggggatttggtgttcacccaatcccctcaaatacccctccccaaaaatacactagtatgatggagagttttttgatttaggcaaaaaatgtggggatgggaggggatgggaggggatatctcggaattatgtcgttcaaaaccggagaagtaaacggactagtggggattttccgggatacgaaataatcccctctcatccccataaatactctagaagtaaacaaggcctaacGGGGAGGTGGGAGGTGGGAGGACAGCGGAGGCGGTTGGAGAAGACGAGTGGGCCGTCGTACGTCGGCGTACAATGACGACTCGCAGCTTTGGCTCCTACGGTTGGAACTATTTCGACTGGCATCCAAACATGTATCTCGATCTCTTGTATGATTGAAAGTTTGAGGAGATTTCTCTCCTCTGGAACTGTAGAAGTGTCTGCTTGTGGAGGTTCCAATTGATGATTTGATCTTGTTGGTTCGCTGAGATCAGAATGAGAAGTGTCATAATCTGAATTCTGGAGATGTTTAGCTATTGTCCATAT from Lolium rigidum isolate FL_2022 chromosome 4, APGP_CSIRO_Lrig_0.1, whole genome shotgun sequence encodes the following:
- the LOC124646497 gene encoding 60S ribosomal protein L18-2-like, producing the protein MGIDLEAGGRNKRTKRVAPKSDDVYLKLLVKLYRFLVRRTKSKFNAVILKRLFMSKTNLPPLSMRRLSNFMKGKEEKNIAVVVGTITDDKRIQEIPAMKVTALRFTETARARIVNAGGECLTFDQLALRAPTGENTILLRGPKNAREAVRHFGKAPGVPHSHTKPYVRSKGRKFEKARGRRNSRGFKV